The Vigna unguiculata cultivar IT97K-499-35 chromosome 1, ASM411807v1, whole genome shotgun sequence nucleotide sequence AGTTTTAAACAGAATCCACCaagttttaacatttaaaaataagagcagagaaataaattaaaaatactagaATTAAAGTAAAtgaatatataacaaaaaaaattatttaaaacagaTAAAAATGTGAGAGATAAATTTCACTAATTTTTCTACCTTAATCGTATCTCATATATTCGATTcactttactttttaaacatttggaatttaatttaaatttaatttttttatatagggAAATTCTAAACTACTAGTTAAATAgtaatttatctttatagtttttaataGGCTTAACTGATGATGTTtatatagttaatattttttaacagtacatgtcacgtgtcaactccgaattattttttaattttttttttaatttttttaattttaaaaaattatccatGTGCCAAGTCataattgtgtcacgtgtcaatgtcAGTGTCATGTGTCACGTGTGTggttgtgttaatttttttcgttcaatttagttcctatatttgttatttttgttcaatttagtctatatattcattatttttgtttattttcgtcctaattttatttaaaatgaatcaattttatccctttcaaattgacaccaaatttaatatcttttataaaaaatatactaatttatttttaaaattgacatttttcttaattatttttgaaattcaattataaattgaataaaatttttatatttaattgttaaataaaatacaattattttaaatattataagaaaataaatattaatgtttttttctaatatttatcttatgtttttaaaattgatatttaaaaatgttttaaatattaaaaatactttaggaaagtaaagtaatatttataaaattaacattaaatataaaacattttagattttaaattaatatctaaaatacaataaaaatactaaatattttaaatttaaatgtcaattttacatatgttaatatatatattttttaaatatttaataattataatttaataatattttacataattatattctatttaataattgaatctaaaaaataaaatcaaaaattgacacgtataataaaaaacatcgttaataaaatattaaattgaacaaaatttataaaaataaaaatttaattaaacacaacaaaaataaaaaactaaactaaataaaaaataatagatagaaactaaatatatatttaagtctatttaatattaaaacgagtatattaaaaactttaacaTTAGTTTTCGTTAAGATAAAAGTGATTAAAGGTACCCTAAAAACTTCAACAAATGATAAttggaacaataaaaaatagggttaaatatgtttttggtctcttaactttcagtgaattttggaattagtccatttcgaaactttggaccaatttagtccttcatcttttgaaatacgtgaatttagtccttttaatcaaattttgttaagtttatttgacatttcaagcacgtttcataatagtatttgacttaacattaaaacaaaaaatgtgtcaaaaagtataaacaactcaaatacaatgctgaaatgtgtataaaatatcaaataaacctaaaaaaatttaattaaaaggactaaattcacgtatttcgaaagatgaaggactaaattggtccaaagtttcaaaatggactaattccaaaatttattgaaaattaagggaccaaaagcatatttaaccctaaaaaataaaagtctctTTCAGGCAAAGGCTGCAACATAAAAAGGAAACAGAAGCTGTGACCTTACACTGAAAAACCCACCATGCCTGAAGAAACGACATCGATTGACTACGTCATGGAGGCCGCATCTGGGGCCCACTTCTCCGGCCTCAGACTCGACGGCCTCCTACCTTCCTCCGCCACCGCCGCCGCCACCCCCGATTCAACCCTAGCCCCGGATTCCCACCCGAATCGCCCTTTCGTTATTGGTTATTATTCTTCATTCTCTCCGCACTTTTCCTTCTTTCAATGTTTCAATTCCAAATTTAAGCGAATGCGATTCACGTGTGTGTAGGAGTTTCTGGAGGTACTGCCTCTGGGAAAACCACTGTCTGCGACATGATCATTCAGCAGCTTCACGATCACCGCGTCGTCCTAGTCAATCAGGCACACTTTCATtctctttccattttttttaatttaaattaataataataattatttaattgatgcTTTTGTTCAGAACCGTAGAGTAAACAATAGAGtatcaattaaataacaaatGATATTTGTTGCCAAATGATAAAGAGATGTGTCAAacctttcttttgatttttgtcATGATGCTGGGAAACTTCACTACTATCAAGAAATtttaaatgatgtaaaaatgaAGACAAAGAAATAGAGGgactgttatttttattttttctgaaaCTGTGAGAGACTGTCCTAATATCCTTGCATTCAGTATTACTATCATTTTAGTTTTCAAGATATACAGCTTACTTTCGTTGTACTTCCTCCGTTTCAAAACAGTGTTGTACAATAGCTATTTCAGCAATTTAGTTCTGTTCATAAACTATAGTTTTGCAAATGTAAGGTaatatttgtaatgtttttcCAGTTATACCCTTATTAAAACCATTAAATAGGGGTTGGTATTTTAGTCTACAAATGTAGTAGTTAAGGTTTTCCTGATTATTCTAAGTTAAAATAACTATAGTTTTGGAATAGAATGAGAGTAGTTCCTGAACTGTCATTATATTTTAGTGGTAAGTACTGCATTTTCAATTTCAggaatttatttgacattttttttaatttcagagACTAGTACAAGACGCTTTCCAATTTTGGgcactaaaataatttacttatttttgtttgtgtgtATAGGACTCGTTTTATCGTGGGCTGAGACCTGAAGAGTTGGAACGTGTTCATGAGTACAATTTCGATCACcctggtaattttcattttcgttTAAACTCACTGGTTGACTTGAGCGAGTTTAGTTTAGTTCACTCAACGGGTTCCGTTTCTTTGTAGATGCTTTTGACACGGAGCAGTTGTTAGAGTGCATGGGGAAACTCATCAGTGGTCAGGGCGTGCATGTTCCCATCTATGACTTCAAGAAACATCAGCGTTCTTCTGATAGTTTTCGCCAGGTTTCAACCCAAAAGAATGATgtcattttgtttttggtttgttAGGATTTCTTTTTAGTTGATGTGGTGCTCTTTGCTTAGGTTAATGCCTCCGATGTGATTATATTGGAGGGGATTCTTGTATTCCATGATCAGCATGTGCGGGATCTGATGAACATGAAGATCTTTGTAGACACAGGTTTGTATCTTAATCATTCAACAACATTAGTCATATGAAAGATTTTAAAATGCAGTTGTGTTCAGTGATGCAATCTTTGATGTTGTGGAAAGTTGTGTATAAATTCTCTGCTATTGTGGATCTAATGTGGTTGCGGAGAGTCTTAAAACCTTAATTTTAATCCCAAAATTGCGGTTGTAAACGGTGTTTCAAAACATAGTTGACATGGGAGTTTACAAattgtttatgaaaaacaatGTGGAGTATAGTTACTTATTAATTGTGTTGTGCTTCTGTGGATGCTTCGTTGGAAGGCATTTCTTAagaatatgaaagaaagaaacttcTAAAAACAACTAATACGCAGCATAATTGCTGAGACTGTAGTTATGGTCAAGCCATGAGTTTTATTGTTTGATTATTATAGCAAAGCGtggtgttttttgtttttaatttgatgGACAGATGGTTTCTTGGACAATATGTAGAATGGAAGAGTAGACTGCATTGCATTCTTGATATTCCTATGGAAATATAACTTTCCCTCTCCTCTTCAAAggaataaaatttaagtaaaaacaAGGTATACCTGCTTTTCTTTGGCACGAGCAATACCTCAGAATGGGATGCTATATTCCCATGTTCGCATTTCGTGGAATAAAATTGCAAATGTTGAAACACACTATTAGATTAGTATTTTATATGGTAATGGAAGCTCCAAGCTGTGtctaatttcatcattttttattaattgcttACAGATGCTGATGTGAGGCTAGCTCGTAGAATTAGACGGGACACAGTTGAGAGGGGCAGGGATATAAACTCTGTTCTTGAACAGGTATGTCCAACAGTTTAATTGGCAAGCATGGATTTACAACTGCTACCTTATAAGGACAGCACTtctatcaattttatctttttgataAAGTTTCATGTGTGAACAGAGAGAATTTTGTGATCTCCATGATGTGCTATTACTAACATTGGATATTTACCCGTAACTGCTTGTGTTGCTGTTTTTGCAGTATGCAAAATTTGTTAAGCCTGCATTTGATGATTTTGTTCTACCATCAAAAAAGTATGCTGATGTGATTATTCCTCGCGGAGGTGATAATCATGTAGCCATTGATTTGATTGTGCAACATATCCGTACAAAACTTGGTCAACATGATCTGTGCAAAATATATCCAAATGTCTATGTTATTCAGTCTACGTTCCAGGTATCCTTAAACATAgcttgttattttttatttttctttctctacttTTAATGATGTTAAATTTGGAGAAGCATTCAGTGAGACATTCATACTTCTCACACAAATAGATTAGTTACCTTAATGAACCTTAACAAACCCTTGGTATCATAGTTTTTCATTGTTGGTGGAATTGAAATGGAAAATTATCCACTTTTACATTTTTGCAAATCATAGGAATTATTATTTCAATGTAACCAAAGTACTTCGTTTCATTATGAATCtcgaagaaagaaaaaggaattaTTTTGACAAGATATATCATAAAGATATTCTtgcttttatttgaatttggatACATGCCAAATGACAGCATTTGATCCATGGAGCTAGTTGACCTCACCTAGTAGGATGCAACTCTAGttatattcaaattcaaattggGATATATATATCAAATGGAAGCTGAAATTGGAAATTGAGAACACATTTCAGGGCTACAACTTGTCATTTTTATACAGTAACGAAATGATGCAAATGCATAGACTACACTAAAGAGGCTGGAATATTCATTTAGGTAGGAAGTAACATAATTTGTCTTGTACTTAGTAATTTTTGCTTCCCTTTCctttatttgtgttttgaaaCCCAAACCAGCTGGTCGAACTGGAAAACTGGTGAACCAGTCAGgtaaccaaattaaataaatcacaaATCCAGCTTGAAAAAGACCTGTAGAAAACTGGGCCaacaaaaaagtttaacaaatcACAATTTTAACTCTTTCCTTTGAAAGTAaaagacaatataaaatatttgtcattcacttttttattatgCATAAAGTTGTTATTGACAAGCTACAAGTTCGCATAATGTGAGGTAAGCCCAATGAGGTGATTTCTGTTCAATGGGGAGATTCTAACAGATTGACAATTAGACAGAGATAAGATTTAGACAGAAGAGAAAATCATGGGCATCGATTTTGGTAAATATCAGATTGGATTGAAGGTGTGTGAGATCCCAGACTTTCAAAATCCTAAGAGAAAACCAGTATTCATTCCTTTCCATTCCAGTgaacatttctttttttttttcttaagcaGATCTCTGGTTTTAGAGCTTTCAGTATTGAATCTTAAAgatgattttgatatttaaagGAGTAGGATGTATGTGTTGTAGCACTTAACTGCTGTGAAAACACTAGAGGTTGAGAAGCTATATTGCATACTGTGAGGACTCTAACAGATTGTATTTTCAGTTGATGGGCTCAGGTTCGGTGGAAATGGCAAAATCTGAATAAAATATGGCAGACCTTTGTTAAGACTGTGATTAAAATTTTCCAACCAGAGTACAAGTGGTTGGATAGAGTCAACCAGATACAAATTTTCAAACTAGATACAACCAAGAATGGGGGAAAGCTAGAGGGTAGTATGAAGTGTTGGTTCGATAGAGGAATCAATCGATAATTAAAGGCTTTGGAAAGGCTCCCATTTTTGGGGAGGGAGACCATCTTCTTGGTTATTAGAGTGGAGAAACAAATGCAGCTTCATCTTAGCAAAAATGTGGGGAGACAAGAAAGATTGGAATTTACCTTGATAAAACAGATGCAAAGACATGATGAGTACCAAGATTTGAAAATGATATGGACCCACTTATGAAACCTCTTGCACCACAAAAACATGATGGATGACCACCCTAGATCTATGGGTATATTGGACATATATGTCTGATTGCCTCTGAGACTGTTGGTGTAAGACTAGAgaccaatattttattttgaccgGATTTGCTTATTTTTGTATCTTgctttattcaataattatatgttGCATTTCTTTGATTATGTGTTTCTTTAAATATGATAAAGTCCTTAACtgaaaattcaatattttacttGGTACTTTGTTGGCTATGGTTATACATTTCAGATAAGAGGGATGCATACATTGATTAGGGACCGAGACATATCAAAGCATGATTTCGTGTTTTATTCAGATCGACTTATACGTCTGGTACTGTATGATTTATAGCTCTGCTGAATTTCTTCCCTTCATGGGTGTTCAGTACTTAGTTCGTGAGACACGATTTTGGTTATCAGGTTGTCGAGCATGGTCTAGGTCATCTGCCTTTCACCGAAAAGCAAGTGATTACTCCCACAGGTAATTATCATATGTCATTGTTCTCAGTCCTGTCAGTTTTTATGTTCATTATAACTCTTGGTTTTTGGGGAATAAGATCTATGCTTTGTGAACTGCAACATGTTTGGTAAAGAAGTAGCAGATCAGCTGTAGTTCACTAATGGAGTTTTATGTTGACAACCATAATTAAATGAAGTGAGGTTCATATTGCAGGATCTGTCTATACTGGTGTTGATTTCTGCAAAAAGTTGTGTGGTGTTTCAATTGTACGAAGGTGAGCATTGAATCAGGTATTAATTTTGGCGAGTGAAGTGTAAATGACAGTATTTTTAGAAATGCAATGATGGAACTAAATACAGTTCCCTTGTTTGATTAGATTAATGGTCTCAATTTTCATATGGTTATGTAGTTCACCAAACATTTTGAGTCTTTAGTAGTACTAAAACTGGAGTTGTTCACTTCAAGACTCTGTTCCTTGGGCTTATTGTTGTACATTGTTTTTGGATTATAGTGGTGAGAGCATGGAAAATGCACTTCGTGCATGTTGTAAAGGCATTAAAATTGGTAAAATTTTGATTCACCGGGATGGAGACAACGGAAAACAGGTAAATGAATTATTTGGAATTAGACATAGATGTATAGGTTCTTTTCTGATGTTGGTTTTCAATGGTAAACCCTTTACTTCTCTGAGCAGCTAATATATGAAAAGCTTCCCAAGGATATTTCAGAACGGCATGTTTTGCTTCTTGACCCGGTCCTGGCCACAGGTTAACACTTGGAATCCTCTCCCGgcatttgttttttcatttatattttaaaagccattttttcttgaaattcgTAGGGCAGCAGTCAATGCCCACGATTTTATTCGCATTCTTTGAATTGATGGGAAGAAACCGTGTTAATGTGGTGGTAGTTAAGTTGTACATTATGTTACCGGTATGAATGGTATCTGTTAATGtagaaatactattttattggGAATCAGGGATATGATAAtgatgatataaataaatataattgaatttgttgtagAAGAGACGTAATTGTATTTTGCTAGGTACTGCATGAAGAACCAGTGAAAGTACTGACCCACTAAATTGTTTCTTAACTACTATTTTGGGATGGCCCACTTGTACTAGTCTAGCCGTCCACtgttcattttcttaaaaccTTATCTTATACTGTTAATATCTTCTGTGTTCGTTGTTGATAAATAGATTAACATCAATAACTTCTATTTTTAGGTAACTCTGCCAACCAAGCAATTGAATTACTCATTCAGAAAGGAGTACCAGAAAACCACATTATATTCCTGAACCTCATTTCTGTGAGTTAATGCCGATGCCTTCTTTATTGCTGATATAATCAGTTATTTGATTATCATTTCACACTGTTTATGGGCCTTTTTGCATTCAGGCTCCTGAGGGAATCCATTGCGTGTGTAAAAGGTTTCCGTCATTGAAGATTGTCACATCTGAGATTGATGTTGAATTGAATGAAGAGTACCGTGTTATCCCAGGATTAGGCGAATTTGGTGATCGCTACTTTGGCACCGATGATTGATCCTGCAGCATGACCAAAGGTGGAGACACCTTTTCGGTAGCAGCTGCGTTGATTAAGAATTCGAAAAGCAGCTCGCTACATTGTATTGAGATGCTAAAAATTCATCAAAACCAGCTTTATTATGATTCGAGGCAGCCAGATTTCAGTAACACCAATGCAAACCTACATAGACGTTGATATACAAGAATGGTTTTCAATTTAGATTAGTCTTAGCATGACGATGTCACCAAACACAAATTGCTTTGCACAATTCTGTCAATCTTGATCCACAATTAATTATGTGGAAAAATATTCACTTGTGATCGGTGCAATCTATATAACAATTAGATCAATCATCGATATATGTTAATTGTGTTACTATATTTCATACATATTCTGGTGTTAGGCCTAATTACCAATGAGACTCCTCTGATGGGTAAAATGCCGACCTGACCGGTATTTATGGGGAGTTATACAAGAGAGACGAGGAGTTGAATAGTAAAGATGAGATTTTAAGTACGAATGATGACATTAAATAAGATGTTGagaaagaataaatgaaaaggGGAGAGCTCAAAGGTCAAGAAAAACAAGGATAAAGGGGTACTAATGTTAGGGAAAGGCACACCACTTTTTGGTTGTTCTAGTTGATTATATTTTACCTTTTGGTTAGAATATTTTGGCATCAGCGTTAAAATATTTTCGGatgtctaaatatttttatttttccaatactTATTATCACAATCAATGAGGTGGTAGGATGGAGCGTCCACACCTTATACTATCACGTGTTATTGAAACACACTCTCTTGCTCATGGTCTTGAAACCATATCACTTGATGCCTCTACGATCATTGTTTTCATAAATGCACCTTGTTTTGATTGACAATAGTTCAGGATAACatgatttttccttttttttttttcgtctaCATGATTTTTAAGGGTTTGGTCACCAAACATGAAGCAATCAGTTTCCTCAAGAATAAAGAATACATTCTAAAATTCGATGAGAGCAACCAATCTCTTAAAGAATGAGTAAAAGTCCGATGAGAGCAACCAACCTCCTAAACAATAAAGAAGACCTCTTAAAATCTGACAAGAGCAATCAATCTCTTAAGGAATGAATAAAAATCCAACTAGAGTAACTGGTCTCCTAAAGAATAAATAAGATCTCCTAAAATCTAATAAGAGCAACTAGTCTCTTCAAgaaatgagtaaaattttgatGGGAGCAATCAATCTCCTAAGGAATAAAGAAGACCTCCTAAAATAATATGAGAGCAACCAATTTCTTAaggaatgagaaaaaaaaaatctgatgAGAGTAACCAGTCTCTTAAGAAAGAAGCAAGATTTCAATGGCAACAACCAATCTCCAAAGAAATAAAGATCTCTAAAAATTCTATAAGAGCAACCCATCTATTAAGGAAGGAACTCATACTAAAAACTAAAGCACCTGAACTGGAAAGGAACAAACTAAAGTTCGAGCTCAACTTACTTAGAGGAAAAATGAGCTCAACTAGCTCGAAGAAGGAAGGAACTTATGCCCTAACAGAACTTTCTGCTTCAACATCGTAAGGGGGAAGGGGAATTGTTTTAGGGAAAAGAGGTAGAATGGGTGGGTAAGTGACTCTGGAAAGGGTCTTGAGATACTAAGTTGGCTGACCTTGGGCCCAAGTAAAAGGCCAAGCCCTAAAAGTttaaatcaaaatgaaaaggggTCTTACATTGATTcacttaataatttaaaacatgtattaaaattttaaaattaaaaaaatatcaatcaaGCAAAAGTTTTATTAAGAACCATGCGATTCTAACTTTTTacaaacaaaagatttatttttctcaaatagtttttaaaaaaactacatAACTCTATTTTTCATAGTTGCAtgtttagtttgatttttttggaaaaaatatattaaaaaattacattaattttgcaTACTTAATTAGAAGAAAATTGTCTTGGAACTTAtgttattatatgaaaaattacattaattttcattttacaagGTTTTGTTTGGACAAATGATAAACATGCTTAATCTGATTAATGATAAGTCTTGAATAATCATAGTACacataaaaacttataaacaCTTGTTCTCTTTGTGTAGAGTATGTTAAGTCTTGGTTTCTCTTAAAGAGGATTTCATAATGATATATATACATAAGATATCTTCAGGAGCATGCTTAAAGATGAT carries:
- the LOC114192607 gene encoding uridine kinase-like protein 1, chloroplastic encodes the protein MPEETTSIDYVMEAASGAHFSGLRLDGLLPSSATAAATPDSTLAPDSHPNRPFVIGVSGGTASGKTTVCDMIIQQLHDHRVVLVNQDSFYRGLRPEELERVHEYNFDHPDAFDTEQLLECMGKLISGQGVHVPIYDFKKHQRSSDSFRQVNASDVIILEGILVFHDQHVRDLMNMKIFVDTDADVRLARRIRRDTVERGRDINSVLEQYAKFVKPAFDDFVLPSKKYADVIIPRGGDNHVAIDLIVQHIRTKLGQHDLCKIYPNVYVIQSTFQIRGMHTLIRDRDISKHDFVFYSDRLIRLVVEHGLGHLPFTEKQVITPTGSVYTGVDFCKKLCGVSIVRSGESMENALRACCKGIKIGKILIHRDGDNGKQLIYEKLPKDISERHVLLLDPVLATGNSANQAIELLIQKGVPENHIIFLNLISAPEGIHCVCKRFPSLKIVTSEIDVELNEEYRVIPGLGEFGDRYFGTDD